The following are encoded in a window of Amycolatopsis lexingtonensis genomic DNA:
- the hisC gene encoding histidinol-phosphate transaminase translates to MPSVSPRADLESLPKYVPGRTIEGAIKLASNEVPGGALPSVAQAIAEAAAGINRYPDTGSQALRERLARDLDVPVERVAIGCGSVSLCQQTIQAVCAPGEEVIFAWRSFEAYPIVTQVANAVSVKVPITEGQELDLDAMLAAITDKTRVVFVCNPNNPTGTALRRAELERFIDAVPEHVLIVLDEAYKEFVTDPEVPDGVEYTRTRSNVMVLRTFSKAYGLAGLRVGYAVAPEPIADALRQVYVAFSVNMLAQVAALASLDAADELLARCQEIVAERGRVRDALLEAGYQVPETQANFVWLPLGDQAVPFAEHALDRKLVVRPFAGDGVRVTIGTRDENDLFLAAAREFTSRTA, encoded by the coding sequence ATGCCGTCCGTGTCCCCGCGTGCCGATCTCGAATCGTTGCCGAAATACGTCCCCGGCCGGACGATCGAAGGCGCGATCAAGCTGGCGAGCAACGAGGTGCCCGGCGGCGCGCTGCCGAGCGTCGCGCAGGCGATCGCCGAGGCCGCGGCCGGCATCAACCGCTACCCGGACACCGGGTCGCAGGCGCTGCGCGAGCGGCTGGCCCGCGACCTGGACGTCCCGGTGGAGCGGGTCGCGATCGGCTGCGGCTCGGTGTCGCTGTGCCAGCAGACGATCCAGGCCGTGTGCGCGCCCGGCGAAGAGGTCATCTTCGCCTGGCGTTCCTTCGAGGCGTACCCGATCGTCACGCAGGTCGCGAACGCCGTCTCGGTCAAGGTGCCGATCACCGAAGGCCAGGAGCTCGACCTGGACGCGATGCTCGCGGCGATCACGGACAAGACGCGGGTCGTCTTCGTCTGCAACCCGAACAACCCGACCGGCACGGCGCTGCGCCGCGCCGAGCTCGAGCGGTTCATCGACGCCGTCCCGGAGCACGTGCTGATCGTGCTCGACGAGGCGTACAAGGAGTTCGTCACCGACCCCGAGGTGCCGGACGGCGTCGAATACACGCGGACGCGCTCGAACGTCATGGTGCTGCGCACGTTCTCGAAGGCGTACGGCCTCGCGGGACTGCGCGTGGGTTACGCGGTCGCGCCGGAGCCGATCGCGGACGCGCTTCGCCAGGTGTACGTCGCCTTCTCGGTGAACATGCTCGCCCAGGTCGCGGCGCTGGCGTCGCTGGACGCGGCCGACGAGCTGCTGGCGCGCTGCCAGGAGATCGTCGCCGAACGCGGGCGGGTCCGGGACGCGCTGCTCGAGGCCGGCTACCAGGTGCCCGAGACGCAGGCGAACTTCGTCTGGCTGCCCCTCGGCGACCAGGCGGTGCCGTTCGCCGAGCACGCGCTGGACCGCAAGCTCGTGGTGCGCCCGTTCGCCGGCGACGGCGTGCGCGTGACCATCGGGACCCGCGACGAGAACGACCTCTTCCTGGCCGCGGCCCGGGAGTTCACTTCGCGAACTGCTTGA
- a CDS encoding sulfite exporter TauE/SafE family protein — protein sequence MTWWHAAIIVVAGIWAGTINAVVGSGTLVTFPVLVALGYPPVTATTSNAIGLAPGTLSGAWGYRHELKGYWRQTAKFAAASFLGAIGGTILLLSLPKDAFEAVVPVLVGLAVVLVIVQPKVSKWVAKRREGNGEEHKAGPLLMFFIFLIGIYGGYFTAAQGVMLMAVMGMLLSEPLQKLNGVKNVLAAVVNVVAGVIYAFVAPVSWAVVLWLAVGSTAGGFLGAKIGRKLPPAVLRGVIVVIGVAAVVQLVVKQFAK from the coding sequence ATGACGTGGTGGCACGCGGCGATCATCGTGGTCGCCGGGATCTGGGCCGGCACCATCAACGCCGTCGTCGGGTCGGGGACGCTCGTGACCTTCCCCGTGCTCGTCGCGCTCGGCTACCCGCCGGTGACGGCGACGACGTCGAACGCCATCGGGCTCGCGCCCGGGACGCTCAGCGGGGCCTGGGGGTACCGGCACGAGCTCAAGGGCTACTGGCGGCAGACCGCGAAGTTCGCCGCCGCGTCGTTCCTCGGGGCCATCGGCGGCACGATCCTGCTGCTTTCGCTGCCGAAGGACGCCTTCGAAGCCGTCGTGCCCGTGCTGGTCGGCCTGGCCGTGGTCCTCGTGATCGTGCAGCCGAAGGTGTCCAAGTGGGTGGCGAAGCGCCGCGAAGGCAACGGCGAAGAGCACAAAGCCGGTCCGCTGCTGATGTTCTTCATCTTCCTCATCGGCATCTACGGCGGGTACTTCACCGCCGCGCAGGGCGTGATGCTGATGGCGGTCATGGGGATGCTGCTGTCCGAACCGCTGCAGAAGCTCAACGGCGTCAAGAACGTGCTCGCCGCCGTCGTCAACGTCGTCGCCGGGGTGATCTACGCGTTCGTCGCGCCCGTCAGCTGGGCCGTCGTGCTGTGGCTGGCGGTCGGGTCGACCGCCGGCGGCTTCCTCGGCGCGAAGATCGGCCGGAAGCTGCCGCCGGCGGTGCTGCGCGGCGTGATCGTCGTGATCGGGGTCGCCGCCGTCGTCCAGCTGGTGGTCAAGCAGTTCGCGAAGTGA
- a CDS encoding VOC family protein: MTAKFKDLALDANDHQALADWWCSALGYVRRDSLTGDERPDDWPVPIVDPAGEGPLIWLNPVPEAKSVKNRMHLDVFGETAELLALGATLIRERGGDVDWDLLADPEGNEFCVFTPR, from the coding sequence ATGACGGCGAAGTTCAAGGACCTCGCGCTGGACGCGAACGACCACCAGGCGCTGGCGGACTGGTGGTGCTCGGCGCTGGGCTACGTCCGCCGCGACTCGCTGACGGGCGACGAGCGCCCGGACGACTGGCCGGTCCCGATCGTCGACCCGGCGGGCGAGGGCCCGCTGATCTGGCTCAACCCGGTCCCGGAGGCGAAGTCGGTGAAGAACCGCATGCACCTGGACGTCTTCGGCGAGACGGCCGAGCTGCTGGCGCTGGGCGCGACCTTGATCCGCGAGCGGGGAGGTGATGTGGACTGGGACCTGCTGGCCGACCCGGAGGGCAACGAGTTCTGCGTCTTCACCCCGCGCTGA
- a CDS encoding GNAT family N-acetyltransferase: MIADVEILGAWARGWAVSRAVPAPVEEPDGHRVDVGLPGHRVRYLLRSPSTVAARARTVASPGTWLKTCGSRPAVLAGLTAEWEVGETEYLMTFEGPVPIAAAPPGYAVTVTGSDPRWDVAVSFDGVLAARGRVAVASGVAVFDQIETEPEHRRRGLGRVVMHRLAAAAGAKTGALLATEAGRGLYGSLGWQVASELVPAHVPEGAA; the protein is encoded by the coding sequence ATGATCGCGGACGTGGAGATCTTGGGGGCATGGGCGAGGGGCTGGGCGGTGTCGCGGGCGGTGCCGGCCCCGGTCGAGGAGCCGGACGGGCACCGCGTCGACGTCGGCCTGCCCGGCCACCGGGTGCGTTACCTGCTGCGCTCGCCGTCGACGGTGGCGGCGCGGGCCCGCACGGTGGCTTCGCCCGGGACGTGGCTGAAGACGTGCGGCTCGCGGCCTGCGGTTTTGGCGGGGTTGACGGCCGAGTGGGAGGTGGGGGAGACGGAGTACTTGATGACGTTCGAGGGACCGGTGCCCATCGCCGCCGCCCCGCCGGGCTACGCGGTGACGGTGACGGGTTCTGATCCGCGGTGGGACGTGGCGGTGTCCTTCGACGGTGTTCTGGCAGCCCGGGGTCGGGTCGCGGTGGCGTCCGGCGTCGCGGTGTTCGACCAGATCGAAACGGAGCCGGAGCACCGCCGCCGGGGCCTCGGCCGGGTGGTGATGCACCGGCTGGCCGCGGCGGCCGGGGCGAAGACCGGCGCGTTGCTGGCGACGGAAGCGGGCCGTGGCCTGTACGGCTCGCTCGGCTGGCAGGTGGCGTCGGAGCTGGTGCCCGCGCACGTCCCGGAAGGAGCGGCATGA
- a CDS encoding FadR/GntR family transcriptional regulator, whose amino-acid sequence MDTEQVWSATVDRLRSRIDAGDLPPGSRLPAERVLCEELGISRGSLRQALRVLASIGYVQIRAGSGTYVREQQEQPLRTWFTEHDQLVEKLFDLRATVEPTLAERLARHATAKTVSRLEDNVAEMARAAEDGDMLRVIATDAEFHRVIAQNAGNDDVAGLLRSVLALVGEERRAALRLPGQIRKAVDDHRAILDAVRRSDPAAARELTLKHLLDAKTYAHDFAAEER is encoded by the coding sequence GTGGACACCGAGCAGGTCTGGAGCGCGACCGTGGACCGGCTGCGGTCGCGGATCGACGCCGGCGACCTGCCGCCGGGATCGCGGCTGCCCGCCGAGCGTGTGCTGTGCGAAGAGCTCGGCATCAGCCGCGGGTCGCTGCGGCAGGCGCTGCGCGTGCTCGCCTCCATCGGCTACGTGCAGATCCGCGCCGGCTCCGGCACCTACGTGCGTGAGCAGCAGGAACAGCCGCTGCGCACGTGGTTCACCGAGCACGACCAGCTCGTCGAAAAGCTCTTCGACCTGCGCGCGACCGTCGAACCCACGCTCGCCGAACGGCTGGCGCGGCACGCCACCGCGAAGACCGTGAGCCGCCTCGAGGACAACGTCGCCGAGATGGCACGGGCCGCCGAAGACGGGGACATGCTGCGCGTGATCGCCACCGACGCCGAGTTCCACCGGGTGATCGCGCAGAACGCGGGCAACGACGACGTCGCCGGGCTGCTGCGCTCGGTCCTCGCGCTGGTCGGCGAGGAGCGGCGGGCGGCGCTGCGGCTGCCCGGCCAGATCCGCAAGGCCGTCGACGACCACCGCGCCATCCTCGACGCCGTCCGCCGGTCCGATCCCGCCGCGGCTCGCGAGCTGACCCTCAAGCACCTGCTCGACGCCAAGACCTACGCCCACGACTTCGCCGCTGAGGAGCGCTGA
- a CDS encoding class I SAM-dependent methyltransferase, with product MEKVHFTEEKATMLATLYGRALDSREADPVLGDRAADEAVRQIDYDFAKLGITRDSAVSIVLRAKPIDGWASDYLSRHPDAVVLHLGCGMDTRFQRLAPPETVHWYDVDYPEVVELREKLYAPAPNHTNIGTSVTDFGWLDQVPADRPALIVAEGLTMYLTPEDGTELIRRLVAKFPSGELVCDLFSKLGIKAQKLNTPVRRAKATLRWGVDDPHELERYGLTLVSSLDAAHWSTPDVMARLRPFTRFQLRTLKYFPPLARMAHLVRYRF from the coding sequence ATGGAGAAGGTGCACTTCACCGAGGAAAAGGCCACCATGCTGGCCACCCTCTACGGCCGTGCGCTCGACAGCCGCGAGGCCGACCCGGTGCTCGGCGACCGGGCCGCCGACGAGGCCGTCCGGCAGATCGACTACGACTTCGCGAAGCTCGGCATCACCCGCGACAGCGCCGTGAGCATCGTCCTGCGCGCGAAGCCGATCGACGGCTGGGCTTCCGACTACCTGAGCCGGCACCCGGACGCGGTCGTGCTGCACCTCGGCTGCGGGATGGACACCCGGTTCCAGCGCCTCGCCCCGCCGGAGACAGTCCACTGGTACGACGTCGACTACCCCGAGGTCGTCGAGCTGCGCGAAAAGCTCTACGCGCCGGCGCCGAACCACACGAACATCGGCACTTCGGTGACCGACTTCGGCTGGCTCGACCAGGTACCGGCGGACCGGCCCGCGTTGATCGTCGCCGAGGGCCTGACCATGTACCTGACCCCCGAGGACGGCACCGAGCTGATCCGCCGGCTGGTCGCGAAGTTCCCCTCCGGCGAACTCGTCTGCGACCTCTTCAGCAAGCTCGGCATCAAGGCGCAGAAGCTCAACACCCCGGTCCGGCGGGCGAAAGCGACCCTGCGCTGGGGCGTCGACGACCCGCACGAGCTGGAGCGCTACGGCCTGACGTTGGTGTCCTCTTTGGACGCGGCGCACTGGTCCACCCCGGACGTCATGGCCCGGCTCCGGCCGTTCACGCGGTTCCAGCTGCGGACGCTGAAGTACTTCCCGCCGCTGGCGCGGATGGCGCA